CGTAAAATCCACTTGGTCCATCCGTTATGAATTTTATACGATGAGGGAAGCGAGAAGACAAATTCCACCAATTTATAATCGAGGAAGGGTACCCTGGACTCAACGGAAAAGGCCATTGAGTTTCTGTCTTCAAAGCGAAGAAGCACGGACAGTTCAGTCGCAACATCCATCGCCAGCCGTTTTTGCAGATTACAATAGTCTCCTTTGGCATGTTTGAAATGCGTTATACTACCGGCAAAGTGTTTATGATCAAAGCCCCGCGTCATAATTCTGTTAATCCGTTTGCCGCGCATAGCAAAATTAAAACGTCGCCCGGCAGATTGCAGCGGAACCGGCAGCACGTTGAATATCGATACGGCAGCAATCATTGCAGTAGAAGACATCATCCTCGGCCATCCCACAATAGAAGCGCTTTTACATCCTTCTGACAGCGCCTGCACTATTTTTCCTGTTGACAGCAGGTTAATAAGAAAGGTGCCGTAATATGGATGATATCCTGCCAGCAGCTCGTCCCCACCCTGACCGTCCAAAAGAACCTTGACCCCTCTTCTCCTGACTTCCTTCATCACACACCACTGCGCATATATGCTTGTTGTCCCGAACGGCTCGCCCTGATGAGCGATCAACTCAGGCAGATCTTCCCATAAGTCATCGCTGCCAGGGAAAACATAATTCTTCTCCGCTTTGGTTTTCCCTATAACCTCCTCGATGAACTTCCTCTCATCGATCCGTGCGTCTTCATAGCATGAACTGAACGTTTTTTGCCTGTCGCCCACAATACCGGGTTTGACAGATACATCATTAAACATGAGCCGGTTTGCCAGGCATACGATGGCGGAAGAATCCAGGCCGCCGCTCAGACAGGTGCCTATGGGCACATCGCTGCGAAGTCTCAATTTGATGGAATCTTCCAGCAGTGCGGCCAGTTTCTCCGCATTTTGACGCGCGCCGGCCGCTGAAACTTGCCCGATATCTGAGTTGACATGGAGCTGCCACCAGCGCTTTACAGTTATATCGCCCGAGATATCCGCAGTAAGATAATGTCCTGGATCAAGCTGTCTTATATCCTTGAAAAAGGTATCCGCCGAATATCCCAGCAGTCCCCACATCAGATAGTTGTAGACTGCCTGGTCATTGACCTGCCGGGTTACGGCCGGATGCGGCAGTAAAGCCTGTATCTCGGATGCGAACACAAAAACCTTCGCGCCTGCATAGTAGTAGAAGGGCTTGATGCCAAACCTGTCACGCGCACAGAAGAGTCTCCGTCTATCATAGTCCCATAGTGCGAAAGCCCACATGCCGTTAAATCTGCTCAGGCATTCATATCCCCACTCATCATAAGCCTCTAATATTACTTCTGTATCGCTTTCGGTTATAAATTCATGCCCCCTCTGTCTTAACTCCTCTCTCAGCTCGATATAATTGAAGATTTCGCCATTATAGATTATCCATCGCTTACCGTCGCGGCTGCACATAGGCTGATGGCCCGACGGAGAAAGATCGATAATGGACAGCCTCCGGTGTCCAAAGGCCAGGTCGTAATTATTCCGTTCTGCAGATGCATTATTTAAACGCTGATGCGGTGTGAATGAATAGCCTGCTGAATATACATCATCTGGTGTATCACTTCCGCCATAGACAGCGTTCCTTCCATTACTCATGTTCAGCAGCACATAGCCTTCATCGTCCGGGCCACGGTGTGTCAGGCAGGCGGTCATCTCCGATAAGACCGTAACGTCAACGGGCAAACCGTTGAAATTAAGAAAGCCAGTTATACCGCACATTGCAGTCAATCCACCCCATATTATACAGACCGTAAAAATTGCATATCCATAACCGATTACTTCCGGCCGGTCCGTGTCACCAGTCCATACAAGTACTTAACTTCAGCAACTCCCAGTAGCTTCAAGGCAAAGGGAACTGCCAGGAATGCCAGCAGCAGCAGTACTTTAATGCCCACGTTCATCCAATTGACATCGTTCATTATGAACAGATAGGCCGCAGCTATTATGGCGGCGGTTAGAATGTACAAAAGTCCGTTAGCGCCAAATCTATACGGGATCTTATATAGCTTTTGTGATATCACCATTAAAAGTACTGCCAGGAGTAAGAACGAGAAAACCGCTGAAACGGCCGCGCCGATCATGCCGAAGCGGGGAATCAACAGCCAATTTAAAGACAGGTTAACCAGGGCAGCTACAACTCCGGTCCAGGCTACATGTATCGTTTTCTTTTCTATGCCGACTCCGATAGAAAAATAACCGCCGAGTGTATAAATTATGAGCCCGGCGGATATAAAAGGCACGATTTTATAGGCTCCATAGTATTGAGCAGTCGTGAAAATATAAAGTAGTTCCCTGGAGAAAAGTGACAAACCCAGCAGAAGAATGCATGCCGCCACAGATACATAATCAAAAACCCGTGCGAATGTTCGTTTGGCATCTGCGTCTTTATACGTGGAATAGATAAAAGGCCCCCAGGCGAGTTGAAAGCCCATGACCGCAACACCAATCACGGATGCCACCTTGTAGCCGATACCGTAAATCCCCACTTCGCCCAATCCCTGATAATAATTAAGAAAATATCTGTCTGAGTTCGTCATAATGAAGTAGCAGAAAGACAACAGAAGATAAGGCAGGCCAAAAGCCAATATCAGCTTTAACCTCGTCCATGAAAAAACCAGCGCGTAACTGTCATAGGTCAGGAAAAATCCCACCAGGGTGAAGACAAGCTGTGTTATCAGGGTTGCAATGTAGATCCCTACCATTCCCGTATTCATGACGACTACAAAAATAATGATCAGCGCCGTTTGCAGCAATAATGTCCCCAGCGCCAGAAAGACAGCGCGCATCGGCTGCAGCCTGAACCGCAGCAGGTTTGCAAAGGAAGACACCAGCACTATGAAAGGCACACAGGCCAATGCCACTAATAAAACGTTCGAATAATTAATGTTGTGGAAGAGCAGTGAACTCAGATCATTTGAAAACACCATCAATACTGCGATTACTATTGCAGATGTTATCGCCAGATAGGCAATCCCCGTTGAGGCAATTTTTCTTTTATCGTCAGAAGCGCCTGTGTCAACAAAATATCTGCCTATACCGGTTTCTAATCCTGCGATCAGGAACACTGTCAGCAAGGCAGTAATAGTTGTGATGAGCTCTATAATCCCGTATTCATCCGGTGAAAATACTCTGGTGTAAATAGGCACGAGGATAATTCCAATGAAAGGCGAGGCGATCGCGGTCAGCGAATAAAGCGCTGATTCCTTCAGCAATCTTGTCAATTTTGAAATCATCGTTTATACAATTTGTAGCTATTAATAATCAAGCGATTCATATTTCACCGGCGAAGAAAACGTATTGTATCCTCGATCAGATAGAACTGCTCCTTTTTCAGCAAATCATTCGGTAATCTATAATATTTCTCAGCAAAATCCGGATAATAATCATATTTCTCTATGCCACCCGGTTCCAACCAGCCAAGAATCTGTCTGGCGACTTTTATATGATCGTGATAAGTCTCCACAAATTTCCTGCCGGCAATTGCCAAAGAAAGCCTGAAAGTTTTATCCAGTACAATGCGCTTCAAGTTCTCATACACATTGTCGTGAGTTATCGCAACAACCGGGCAACCATTGGGAATCAGCTCGTAATCCTTCATCACGCCCGATAATACCGCATTACCCGTGGCCATAGCTTCTAAAGCAAGCACACCGACAGTTTGAATAAATAAGAAATCAACAACAATATCAGAATCTGTAAGGATTTTTCGTAACTCCAGGTTATTCGTCTGCTCAATAATCCTGAACTCAAATTTAACTCCCTCGCGCTTCAACTGATCCACCGCTGCCAGGATATAATCAGTCCCCTTAATGGTTCTGCTGGTTGGCGCATGTATAACTACAGGAACATCCCTTGCAGGTATATTAAATTCGTACTCATCCAATGCCAGCGGGACATTGATGCGCATATAGGGCATGGTCAACAATTGAGACATCGTTCTTTGAGAAAGAATAAGCTCGCTGTATCTCTCAGAAAATTGCACGGTTCTGACTTTTTCACGTAAACGGCATATAGACTTTGTGTCACACTGTTTACACACCGATAGAGACGATATATTTAATCCTAACGATTCAAATTCCTGGTCAAAAGCCGACCAGTGCCTCACATCACAGCCGCAAAATGCACATACGATTTTCTTTTTGAAGAATTTTAATATCGGGTAATCGAAATAATTCCAGAGAAAAAAGGAACTACCATAAATGAAAATGAAAACATCGTAAAGAAATAAAGCCTTGACAAATTCTACAAATACAAACAGTTCCTGTAACAGGAACCGGATGGGTTTGAAGAAACGCGGACCATCACTCATTTTTAGAAGCCTGTCTGCTATGACTACGTCATACTGTTCATGAGTAAAGTAAGGATTCCTCTCCCTCATCACAATATGCGTTTGAATGCCAAGTGCTCTAAATGCCTTATTATAGGTTGCGCCAATATTGGCGATTTCATGCAATCCAATAAAAATGCGGGGTTCGTTGCCTTTGCCAATTGTATTAGTCATTCAATATCTCTGGGCCAATACCACCATAATTGAGCCGATATGCAAAACACGATTGCTCAGCAGATCCCAAATGCGGTTCTGAAACATTGCTCGAGCCAGCTTGCCTCGCCATGTTTCCATACCGCTACGTTCATTATGAAAAATGGTACGCTCTGTATGTAAACTCACAATCCGCCAGCCAGTCTGTTCAAGTAAAATTCGGATACTCCGAGGCCCAAAATAATATGGGTGATATGGCGGCGAATGGAGCGCCCATTTATCGCGATACAGGCGCGCATTAAATGATTCAACATTAGGAGTGCTGAGTAACAGGTATCCATTGTTTTTAGCGTATGCGGCCAGCCGTTTCAGGTATATCCGCGGGTCATCCAGGTGCTCCAGAACATCCAGCATAGTGATCATATCAAAGTAGCTTCGAGGTATGGTGCTGTCGTCAGTCTTCAGGTCGACGCAATACACCGGGGCACCATTAAGAGTTGTCCTTGCTGTAGAGCAAACCTCGGCATTCAGTTCAATGCCGCATACCTCTATACTCGATATGCCATTTGCCTTTTCAAGCAATGTCTTCAAAAAGAATCCATAGCCGCAACCAAAATCTAAAATCTTCAGTGTGCGGCTTTGGTCGGCGCCAAACAGACGGATAATCTCATTAATGTATTCTCTATAATGAGCTGCCCTGTGAGTTGTTGAGAGATCAGCATAGCATTCAGGATAACCGTACTTACCGTTGGTCTCTCGAAACATCTGCCCATTGAAATATGATGCTATATAAAAACCATTGCCTGATACAAAGCGACTGGGATGCAATTGTAGCAGGCGGCAGTCACTACAGGCTAAATGCTCAAATCCTTCGCGATCTAATATGCTTTTCACACGCGGGCTTTGGCATACGTAGCAGAGCTCCGTCGTCAATTCGCCACATCTATTGAAATTCTCATGACGCATCTCAATAATCTATTTGACCAAATACGGAATTCCTGGATATTTTCTCGAAGATACAGTATTCCATTCACCTGAGGGCGTCAAGTGTTCTTTTACTTGCCGGGCGGGTAGTTATGATCTAAACGGTCTATTTGCATCAGCAAGTTTTATTTTCTTTTGAAAACAAAAAGTTTTTCATATCCGAAATCACCGAAATTCGGCATTTCCGCAGCAAGTTCGTTTATTCTCGCCTCGTATTTCGGTTGTTCAGGAAATATGAGAGCGGGGTACAGTACGCGAGATATTAGCATATATGTGCTGCAGAAATTATTTATCTCTATCAGTTCAAAGAAATCTGCCGCAAAGTTAATCAGATCTTGATCATCAAAAAAAAGGTTGTGCCATACCACCTCGATTTCACTCAGGCCATTTTTAGTTCTCAATTCATTCAGCCTGATAAGTCCCTGCCGGCTGCCCTCAAGCATTAGGAAAAGCCCTCCGTGTTTGATGATTCGGCCAATTCGCCGTATTGCAGCTTTCTGCTCTTCCCAGGTAGGTATATTGATTAAGCATCTCTCAGTGTAAGCAATATCAAAGGTTCTATTTAACTCTAAATCCACGACGTTTCCCAGGCTGAATGTTATGTCCCCTTGCAGCGTATTTTCAATTTGCATCTTATTTTTTTCAGCTTCCGATATCATTTCTTCAGAGTAGTCGATGCCAAGTATGGATATTTTCTTAGCCCACGCCATATATAAACCAGTGTATCCCTTACCACATCCTATCTCGACAACGGTGTCCCCATTTTCAATATAATTCGAGAGTGTTTTCATCTCAAGATGTTGTATATTATAGTCTTTGAATGTGCCACAGTATTTAAGCGGGAAAATCTCTGGGGCATATGCCGCCCCTTCTTGAGCAGCTTTGCCCCAGTGGTTCTTGATATCCCAGTCTCTCCCCATTTTTACACGTCTCCTCTTGACCAGTTTGTGACTATATAACAGCTAAAAACATCGGATCGTCCTGTTCCGTGCTTTCCTGTTACCGCCATCCCACACCGCTTACTCATGGTGTCAAATTGTGCCCATATGCAAAAATCTTGATGTTGGGTTGTGACCTGGAGCCGACAGGTACTTTCTGGTTCGAACTGTAAACAAGCCTGTAGTCCTTCAACTCCTCTAGCGGTACAGGGCTTTCCCCTGAATCATCCCCAGCGATAATATAGTTACTGTCGCTGTTTTCCCCTACGAACCGCTCTGCAGCCTCATACGATGCGAACACTCTGCTGTCGATGATCTCTCTATATACATTGCCGTTCTGCGCGGCAAACTCCCTGTACTGGATGACAGGGACACTGCGCGGCACGACCGCCTTACCATCGAAATTATATAATCTGGCCACCATACTGCGGTAATACTCCGGAAAGAAATAAATGGCAGGTACATACTGGTTATTCTGCTTCGTCAAGAACACATCGTAATAACGCGAATAATCCGCGCCGCTCAGGGTGGCCAGCGCATGGAATTTGCCGTCATGAGCGGCGATCTCATTGTCCACGACAATGTAGCGTGCCCTGTATTTATCGACGGTCAGTTCAGCCGATGCAGCGTCCTGCGCGGTAAAAAAATAGGCCGATTCGAGCGCTCCGGTACCAGGATTGGTAGCTGGCGGCCGTTGACCTATCCTGGCTATCCAGTAGCCGTAATCCCACCAGGCTAAAATCCCGTAGGCATCTGACGGATACTCAAAGCCGCCGGGTTGGCCGGGGGGGTTGTATAATCCGTAGTAAGTATCCGCATCACCAAACGGCTCCTCCGTATTTGTCCGTAGCCAGTCCACGGCCTCGCACCAGGCATCTGAGGGAGCGAAGAGAGGCCTTCTGGCCAGGTCGATGGACGGCCGCTGTCCGTTGGGCAGCGGTCCTATATTGGGATAATACACGAGCAGCACTATCACAACCATCACCGCCGCGACGGCAATATTGCCCTGCAGGGAGGTCCGCCTCGACTGCTGCGCCTGTCTGGCTGCGCGTTTTTTCCCTCTGGCCGAAGGCTGCGGTGCGGCGACCGCTGCAACCGACTCATTTTTCTTTCTGACCAGCGCTTCAAGCGGGATCCAGCAAAGGTAACCCGTCAGCAGCGCCACGTTGACCGCAAAATAGTAGGCGAAACGCCGCATGGAGAGGGCGGAGAGCAAAATGATAACGCTCCACACCAGCAACAACGTCACATTCGCCTCCCCTTTCTTTATCACCTGATAGAACAGCACCCCCATACATATCATGCTCAAGAAAAAGGCCAGCATATAGTTTCCCATGGCCACCGCAAAGGTGAAAACGTCCTGCTGCATGAGCAGAGGCTGCATCTCCATTACGGTCGTCCCAATCGGCCAGATAAAAATGGTTGCCAGGCTGCCCGTCACCCACCTGAACATCGACGGGCCGATCACAGCCAGCAGGATCGCTCCCATCACAGCCAGCCCCGCTATAACGATCGGATAGTAAAAGCCACTCAATCCCCTGCCGTTCATCCATCCGGAAAGAAGAGGCAATAATACAGATACCAGCAATCCTGCAGCGAGCGCAGCTGCCGTTGAAATACCGTGTATCGCCGGAATGTATACAATCAGGCCCACTCCGAAAAGACAAACGCCCAGAAGGCCGAGATAGCCGGTAGGCCGGCCGTGCAAATGGTCGACCACGGCCTGCACCACGATGAATAAAAATAGAACCAGCGCAAACAGCAGGGCGCCGGCCCAGGTCAGCATATAGAGACCCATGAAAATCCCGGCCAGAATGCTGAACGTCAAAATCCTGCCGACGCCGGCCCAGCCTGCCTTAACCATATCGCCCAGCGGTCTTCCGTGGCCCGCCCTTAACGCCAGGAATACAAACAGCATGATGCCGGTAGAGAAAAATACCTCGGCGATATGATGGTCGGTATAACCCAGCAACGACCTGTTGAGGAACTCTCCCGGCATGATGGCCAGCAGACCGGCTGACATCAGGCCCAGCCACTTATTGCCCAGCAAAAGGCCGATGAAGAACACAGCCAGTATGGTCAAAGCCGCCAGCACGGGCGGTATATAAACGGATATCACATCGACCGTATGCTGGTCGGCATTTCCCAGGCTGAGAATCCATATTACGCCTCCCATGAAATAGGCAAAGAAATCGGGATGAGCCCCGGTCGGCACACCTCCGGGATAAAGCAGATAGGGATCGAACTGCGTGAGCTGAGGGAAGTGCTTCATCAGGTTGTCCACCAGGCGCATGTAGTAATAGGCGTCCACGCCCGTCATCTTCACCCAGTCCCTGACAAACACCTGGTCGTAAGGAAGAGCCACGCGCAGCCAGAGAGCCAGCGCAATAATTACTACAAGCAGCAACAGGACGATCGCCCAGGACCCTGCCTTCTTAACCGCCATATATTTAACCTTGCGATAGATTATAACGTTAAGCTTCAGTTTATGACAATGAATTTGAGCTGATGTATTTTGACATCGGGCGGTTAAAACTATATGCTTTAGCCAACTGAATATTTGAAGCAGGGCGCCCGCGGGTGACCGCAGGCTTAAAAGGAGTGCAAACCGGTGCGATACCGGTACAGTCCCGCCTACTGTGAAAGTCAGAACGCCACCCTGCCGAAAAGCTGCCTCCGCGGAGTAAGGGGGCGGGATTTGTTATTTGTTAACGATCCCCCTGCCCGCACGGGCAGGGGTTTTTTATTTATCGCGGAGGTGATCTTTGTATAATACCTGGAATAAAGCGGTTATTTGCGCGGCGCTGGCCGCCGTATTATGTGTATGCGCATGCGCCGCGCCGTCTTCACTCGAGGGATTGAGAGACGACTCCGGCAATATCATAACTTCGGCGCCCCCCGCTGAGCGTATCATTTCCCTGGCCCCGGCCAATACCGAGATAATCTACGCCTTGGGCCTGCAGGACAGGCTGATAGGCGTGACGGAGTTCTGCAACTATCCTCCCGCCGCTAAAGACAAATCCAAAGTGGGAGGTTTCAGTACGGTGGATATTGAGAAGGCGGTGGCGCTCAAGCCGGACCTGGTGCTGGCAGCCGAAATCCATAACAAAAGCGCTACACCGCAGCTGCAGAAAATGGGCTTCCGCGTCGTTTCGCTGCATCCCAAAACGGTGCAGGGCGTTATTCAGGACATCGCGCTCACAGGCAGGCTGTGCGGCGCCGACGCGGCCGCCGCAACGCTGACAGCCGACCTGCAAAAACGCGTGGACGCCGTAACTACAATCACCGCCGGCCTGGCGTCCGAGCAGCGCCCCCGTGCGCTGCTCGTCATCTGGAACGATCCCTTAATGACGGCGGGCAAATCCACTCTCATCGACGACATCATACGCCTGGCAGGAGGCACCAATATAGCGTCGCAGATCAACGGCTTCGCCTCCATGAACCTGGAATCGATTATCAGCGCCGACCCGCAGATCATCATAGTGCCGACCAGCATGGACGAAAAGGGCGATGCGTTGTGGGACTTCATTATCACCGACCCGCGAATGAGCAATACGTCCGCCGTTAAAAACGGCCGGGTCTACAAAATCGAGGGGGACCTGATCTACCGCCACAGCCCGCGCTGCATAACGGCCCTGGAACAAACGGCATCCTTCCTTCACCCGAACCTCTTCAGCAAGTCCGGCAGTGAATGATGCCCGGGGAATAACAATTTTACGATGGAAACGGCATTAAAAACTGAATTGGCCCTGTACCGTGCCAGAGCGCAGCGCGGAAGGCTGCTATTGATGCTGGCTTCCCTGGTACTGGTCGGGGTGGGGCTTTGGGCCGTCACAGTCGGCAGCACGGCCATCCCCTTCCAGGATATACTGGCCATTTTGCAGGCAAGGATATTTGCACCGGGTAAAGCCGATGCCTATTCTGCTATTTACAACACCATTATCTGGGACATCCGCCTGCCGCGCATTATCATGGCCGGTTTCACCGGCGCCGCTCTGGCGGTGGCGGGCGCGGCCTACCAGGGTATGTTCCGCAACCCGCTGGCCGATCCCTATCTTACAGGCGTCTCACAGGGGGCGGCGCTGGGCGCCGTGGCCGGCTTTATGCTGCCGGCCGCCGTGCCGGCCGCCCTGGTGCCCGTGCTGGCTTTCCTGGGCGCCATACTCAGCGTGGCAGCCGTCTATTCTATAGCGAGGACCGGCCGCACGCTGCCCATCACCACCCTCATACTGGGCGGCGTGGCGGTGGGGGCGTTTTTAGCCTCGATCACTTCCTATCTCATCATCATATCGGATGAAAAAGTGCACGGCATCGTTTTCTGGCTGCTGGGCACCTTCTCCCTGGCTGACTGGTGGCGAGTGGCGGTCATGATACCCTACATTTTCGCCGGAGTGACGGTACTGCTGCTGATGGCACGCCCTCTTAATGTAATGCAGCTGGACGAGGAGCAGGCCGAACAGCTGGGCATAAATGTCGAGCGCACCAAGCTGATCATTTTAGTGGCAGCCACCCTTACGACTGCTGCAGCCGTATGCTTCTGCGGCGCCATCGGTTTCGTGGGTATCATCATCCCCCACGCCGTGAGGATGACCTGCGGGCCGGACTACCGCCTGCTGCTGCCCATGTCATTGCTGGGAGGGGCGGCCTTCCTGATAATGGCGGACACAGCCGCCAGGACCATCATGGCCCCCACCGAGATACCTGTGGGAATCATCACGGCCATTATCGGCGCGCCCTTTTTCCTCTACCTGCTCAATCAGAAAAAAAAGGCGGTGTTTTGATGCCGGTCATATCCCTGGTCAGAGCAGGTTTCCGGTACGGCGAAAGGACCGTGCTTCACGATATCACGCTGCAGACCCGGCCCGGAGAGTTCCTGACTTTTATCGGGCCTAACGGCTCGGGCAAGAGCACACTGCTCAAGGGCATATGCGGGCTGCTGAGGCCGTTCGAGGGTTCGATCAGCCTGGACGGACGGCCGCTGGGCAGCTATAGCCGCACAGATATCGCCCGTAATATCGCCCTCATGCCGCAGAGCGCTTCGCTGCCCGAACTTTTCACGGCCATGGAGATCGTGCTGATGGGCCGCACGCCGCACCTGGGGCTGCTCAGATACGAGGGCAGCAGCGATATTCTGGCAGCTGCCAATGCCATGGAGGCCACGGAGACCGCACGGCTGGCCGGCCGCCGCATCAACCAGCTTTCCGGCGGCGAACGTCAGAGGGTCCTGATCGCCCGCTCGCTGGCGCAGGAGGCCGGCATTCTGCTGCTGGATGAGCCCACGGCCAGCCTGGATATCAATTACCAGGCCGGCATACTGGATTTCCTTAAAAAGCTCTGCCGGGACAGGGGGCTCACCATCGTCGCAGCCCTGCATGACATCAACCTGGCCTCACAGTTCGGCGACCGCATTATCGTCCTCAAGGACGCCGCCGTTTATAAAGAGGGCGGGCCGGATGAAGTGATCAATAGCCGCACACTGCAGGAGGCCTTCGGCATCGGCGTCACAGTCTACCCCCACCCGGTTAACGGACTTCCTACAGCTATGATAACGTCAGCCGCTGAAGGGGAGCGCAA
This genomic window from Dehalococcoidia bacterium contains:
- a CDS encoding oligosaccharyl transferase, archaeosortase A system-associated, with translation MAVKKAGSWAIVLLLLVVIIALALWLRVALPYDQVFVRDWVKMTGVDAYYYMRLVDNLMKHFPQLTQFDPYLLYPGGVPTGAHPDFFAYFMGGVIWILSLGNADQHTVDVISVYIPPVLAALTILAVFFIGLLLGNKWLGLMSAGLLAIMPGEFLNRSLLGYTDHHIAEVFFSTGIMLFVFLALRAGHGRPLGDMVKAGWAGVGRILTFSILAGIFMGLYMLTWAGALLFALVLFLFIVVQAVVDHLHGRPTGYLGLLGVCLFGVGLIVYIPAIHGISTAAALAAGLLVSVLLPLLSGWMNGRGLSGFYYPIVIAGLAVMGAILLAVIGPSMFRWVTGSLATIFIWPIGTTVMEMQPLLMQQDVFTFAVAMGNYMLAFFLSMICMGVLFYQVIKKGEANVTLLLVWSVIILLSALSMRRFAYYFAVNVALLTGYLCWIPLEALVRKKNESVAAVAAPQPSARGKKRAARQAQQSRRTSLQGNIAVAAVMVVIVLLVYYPNIGPLPNGQRPSIDLARRPLFAPSDAWCEAVDWLRTNTEEPFGDADTYYGLYNPPGQPGGFEYPSDAYGILAWWDYGYWIARIGQRPPATNPGTGALESAYFFTAQDAASAELTVDKYRARYIVVDNEIAAHDGKFHALATLSGADYSRYYDVFLTKQNNQYVPAIYFFPEYYRSMVARLYNFDGKAVVPRSVPVIQYREFAAQNGNVYREIIDSRVFASYEAAERFVGENSDSNYIIAGDDSGESPVPLEELKDYRLVYSSNQKVPVGSRSQPNIKIFAYGHNLTP
- a CDS encoding class I SAM-dependent methyltransferase — encoded protein: MGRDWDIKNHWGKAAQEGAAYAPEIFPLKYCGTFKDYNIQHLEMKTLSNYIENGDTVVEIGCGKGYTGLYMAWAKKISILGIDYSEEMISEAEKNKMQIENTLQGDITFSLGNVVDLELNRTFDIAYTERCLINIPTWEEQKAAIRRIGRIIKHGGLFLMLEGSRQGLIRLNELRTKNGLSEIEVVWHNLFFDDQDLINFAADFFELIEINNFCSTYMLISRVLYPALIFPEQPKYEARINELAAEMPNFGDFGYEKLFVFKRK
- a CDS encoding iron chelate uptake ABC transporter family permease subunit — encoded protein: METALKTELALYRARAQRGRLLLMLASLVLVGVGLWAVTVGSTAIPFQDILAILQARIFAPGKADAYSAIYNTIIWDIRLPRIIMAGFTGAALAVAGAAYQGMFRNPLADPYLTGVSQGAALGAVAGFMLPAAVPAALVPVLAFLGAILSVAAVYSIARTGRTLPITTLILGGVAVGAFLASITSYLIIISDEKVHGIVFWLLGTFSLADWWRVAVMIPYIFAGVTVLLLMARPLNVMQLDEEQAEQLGINVERTKLIILVAATLTTAAAVCFCGAIGFVGIIIPHAVRMTCGPDYRLLLPMSLLGGAAFLIMADTAARTIMAPTEIPVGIITAIIGAPFFLYLLNQKKKAVF
- a CDS encoding class I SAM-dependent methyltransferase, which encodes MKSILDREGFEHLACSDCRLLQLHPSRFVSGNGFYIASYFNGQMFRETNGKYGYPECYADLSTTHRAAHYREYINEIIRLFGADQSRTLKILDFGCGYGFFLKTLLEKANGISSIEVCGIELNAEVCSTARTTLNGAPVYCVDLKTDDSTIPRSYFDMITMLDVLEHLDDPRIYLKRLAAYAKNNGYLLLSTPNVESFNARLYRDKWALHSPPYHPYYFGPRSIRILLEQTGWRIVSLHTERTIFHNERSGMETWRGKLARAMFQNRIWDLLSNRVLHIGSIMVVLAQRY
- the asnB gene encoding asparagine synthase (glutamine-hydrolyzing); this translates as MCGITGFLNFNGLPVDVTVLSEMTACLTHRGPDDEGYVLLNMSNGRNAVYGGSDTPDDVYSAGYSFTPHQRLNNASAERNNYDLAFGHRRLSIIDLSPSGHQPMCSRDGKRWIIYNGEIFNYIELREELRQRGHEFITESDTEVILEAYDEWGYECLSRFNGMWAFALWDYDRRRLFCARDRFGIKPFYYYAGAKVFVFASEIQALLPHPAVTRQVNDQAVYNYLMWGLLGYSADTFFKDIRQLDPGHYLTADISGDITVKRWWQLHVNSDIGQVSAAGARQNAEKLAALLEDSIKLRLRSDVPIGTCLSGGLDSSAIVCLANRLMFNDVSVKPGIVGDRQKTFSSCYEDARIDERKFIEEVIGKTKAEKNYVFPGSDDLWEDLPELIAHQGEPFGTTSIYAQWCVMKEVRRRGVKVLLDGQGGDELLAGYHPYYGTFLINLLSTGKIVQALSEGCKSASIVGWPRMMSSTAMIAAVSIFNVLPVPLQSAGRRFNFAMRGKRINRIMTRGFDHKHFAGSITHFKHAKGDYCNLQKRLAMDVATELSVLLRFEDRNSMAFSVESRVPFLDYKLVEFVFSLPSSYKIHNGWTKWILREAMEEILPENIRWRRDKLGFPTPESAWMRQKGDRVREIFADRDFKASAYIDNRRITQDFKNLLNTQSLDAQSALWKPLNLELWMRKMFP
- a CDS encoding ABC transporter ATP-binding protein, yielding MPVISLVRAGFRYGERTVLHDITLQTRPGEFLTFIGPNGSGKSTLLKGICGLLRPFEGSISLDGRPLGSYSRTDIARNIALMPQSASLPELFTAMEIVLMGRTPHLGLLRYEGSSDILAAANAMEATETARLAGRRINQLSGGERQRVLIARSLAQEAGILLLDEPTASLDINYQAGILDFLKKLCRDRGLTIVAALHDINLASQFGDRIIVLKDAAVYKEGGPDEVINSRTLQEAFGIGVTVYPHPVNGLPTAMITSAAEGERK
- a CDS encoding cobalamin-binding protein, with the translated sequence MYNTWNKAVICAALAAVLCVCACAAPSSLEGLRDDSGNIITSAPPAERIISLAPANTEIIYALGLQDRLIGVTEFCNYPPAAKDKSKVGGFSTVDIEKAVALKPDLVLAAEIHNKSATPQLQKMGFRVVSLHPKTVQGVIQDIALTGRLCGADAAAATLTADLQKRVDAVTTITAGLASEQRPRALLVIWNDPLMTAGKSTLIDDIIRLAGGTNIASQINGFASMNLESIISADPQIIIVPTSMDEKGDALWDFIITDPRMSNTSAVKNGRVYKIEGDLIYRHSPRCITALEQTASFLHPNLFSKSGSE
- a CDS encoding oligosaccharide flippase family protein, coding for MTRLLKESALYSLTAIASPFIGIILVPIYTRVFSPDEYGIIELITTITALLTVFLIAGLETGIGRYFVDTGASDDKRKIASTGIAYLAITSAIVIAVLMVFSNDLSSLLFHNINYSNVLLVALACVPFIVLVSSFANLLRFRLQPMRAVFLALGTLLLQTALIIIFVVVMNTGMVGIYIATLITQLVFTLVGFFLTYDSYALVFSWTRLKLILAFGLPYLLLSFCYFIMTNSDRYFLNYYQGLGEVGIYGIGYKVASVIGVAVMGFQLAWGPFIYSTYKDADAKRTFARVFDYVSVAACILLLGLSLFSRELLYIFTTAQYYGAYKIVPFISAGLIIYTLGGYFSIGVGIEKKTIHVAWTGVVAALVNLSLNWLLIPRFGMIGAAVSAVFSFLLLAVLLMVISQKLYKIPYRFGANGLLYILTAAIIAAAYLFIMNDVNWMNVGIKVLLLLAFLAVPFALKLLGVAEVKYLYGLVTRTGRK